The sequence CGCGCAGGTGGGAGGATGCTTTTCTGCGGACATCCTGTGCTTGATGTTGTAGAGAGCATTCCGAAGTATCGCAAGATGTCTTTCAGGAATGTGGCTGATATCGAGCTCAGCACGGTTAACCCCCATCCGATGTGGGAGGGTGTAGATAGTAAAGACGCCTTCTACCGCACCGGTGTGCCTGGTCAACACAGTTTTGAGCAGTTGCGCAAGATTGGTGTCGCCGGTTTTTATTCACGTGCCTACTTAGTTGATCTGCCGGATCAGGCCACCACGATTACTGGCATTGGCCCGTACCAGTTGCCGGTGGATGTTTCGTATTCCTTAGGCAGCGGTGAAGTCATTGTGCACAATGGCCTGGACCTGGTGATTTTCAACGAACCTGGCACCACCATTGCGGGATGGCCACGACGGATCTTTGACTACCTCGCAGGAGTAGAACCAGGAGGAAACCATGGCTAAACGCACTATTGCTTTCGTTCACACGGGATCTAACTATCATCTGACTACGCTGGCTGATCCTGCTTTGCAGGCCTATGACGTCACAGATGTCTATCTTCCTGAATATGCTGACAATGGTGGTGACTTCAGCGAGTTTGACAGTATCTATATTGCTTCGCGTAACCATCCGACGGTGATGGCGGAGCGAGGCGCGCTGCTTGCTGCCGCCTTGGATAGACCGGACACGAAAGTGTTTGTTGATGGTGTGGCCGAGATTAATGCTTGGTTGCCCGGCGTCCACGATGAGCCGCGCGGTTGTAATTTCTGGGGCTGGCGCCTTGGTGAGGATGTGGGTATCCGCAACTGCAATGAGGACCATCCGATGTGGCGCAACTATCTTTCAAACAAGGCGATGCACTGGCATTATCACGGTGTTCTCACCCCTCCTGCCGGTGCGGTTCCGCTGTTGAAGTTGGTGGAGCTGGATGAGCCGACCGGCCCCGGTGTGGATCCTTGGGGTACGTCCTATCTGGCGATTCCTGGCCACGACAATGTGCTGGCGTTCTACGACAATTCCACTTACGCGGCCGAAGTCATTGTGACTACGTTAGATGCCTCTTTCCATCATGGGCTCGGTTTTATGCCTGGGGCCACACAGTTAATGCTGCGCATGCTTGCGTGGCTGAACGATTCCTAAAGCTTCACAGCTTTTGATCACTAAAGGAGAATAATGAAACTCAACAAGCTGATTGCAAGCGTTGTTGGTTCTGCTTTGCTGCTTACCGGTTGTTCCAACGAGAGTTCAACCACTACTGAGACCACCCAGGCTAAGGGGACGATCACTGTCACCGATCAGCGAGGTGAAGAGATCACTATTGAAACCCCGGTGGAGCGTATCGCCTCGGCCGTTATTCCAGCTCCGACGATCATTGCCGCCGTCGATGGTTCCTGGGACCGCATTGTGGGGATCAATGAATCGCTTTTAAAGGCGAATCAGGAGGGAATCATCTCGCAGATCTTCCCCGCTTCAGTTTCCACCCCGGTGGTGTCAGACCGGCAGTTCACACCGAATATGGAAACGATTCTGTCGCAGGATCCAGATGTGTTCATTCAGTGGGGTGACCGCTCTGAAGACATCATTGCGCCGTTGGATAACGCTGGTATCCCCACCCTGGGTTTGGAGTACGGCACCCAGGAAGATCTGGAGACGTGGATTACGCTGTTCGGTGAAGTTCTGGGCAAGGAGGACCGCAGTGAGCGCCTGATTTCCTGGATGCATGAGGAGCAGGAGGCGGTTTCTGAACAGGTTGAAAGTTTAGGTAAGCCCAAGGTGCGCGGCTTGCAGATGAGCTATTCCGACGAGGCCATCAAAGTTGATACCGAGAAGCACTATGCGCAGCACGTGTTTGGCCTTGCCGGGGTAGAAAACATGGCCAGCTCAGCTGTTTCTCAAGATGGTGTTGTGTCTGCGGAGCAGATCTTGGACTGGGATCCGGAAATTATCTTCCTGTCTGCTTTCGATGAGGCTGTCCCGGATGATCTTTATAATGATCCGCGTTTGTCCGAGGTCACCGCGGTGAAAGAACGCCGCGTCTACCGCGCCCCGCTTGGTGTGTACCGTTGGCAGGTTCCCTCGGCCGAGTCCCCGCTGTACTGGAACTATGTGGCCGCGTTGGCCTATCCAGGTGAGTATGAGGTGGATTTGCCAAAGATGATGCGTGAAAATATCTCCTGGATTTTCAACTATGACTTGAGCGAGGAAGATATTGAGTTGATTTTGCGCACCGATATCAACAATGGCAGCGCGAACTACGATCTGGTAGCGCAGTAATCCGATGGTAGTAAGAGAAGTTGTCAACCGGCCAGTCAACGCCGACAACACCAAAGGCGGCAGCAACACCAGTGCCCCGATCAATGTGTATGATCTCGCAGCAACTGATTTGAGCAATGTTGCAGGGCTGATTATCAGCGGGGGCTGCGACCAAATTGAACTAAAGCGCAACGCAGAAAAGCTCACCTCCTGGGTCAACAATGGTGGGCGCCTGCTGGTTAATGGGCATCCGCGCCAGGTGTTCGTCGATAAGCTCCCGCAAATCCGTGCCTTGCAGTTCAAAGGTGTCAAGGATGTGTGGCTCAGCGCGGTCGAGCCCCACCCAATCTGGGAGGGCGTCGAGCGTAAGGATGTGTTGTTGCGCACCGGTGTGCCGGGGCATCATTGCTTCGAGGAGCTGCAACGTATCGGCGTGGCGGGGTTTTATGCCCACGCCTATTTGGCTGATCTGCCCGAGAACGCCTCTGTGATTACTGGTATTGGTGAGCACAGAATGCCGGTTGATGTCTCTTATCGCCTCGGTGCAGGCGAGGTGATTGTCCACGCTGGTAATGACTTGGGCTCTTTTCAGTATGAGGATAAGTCCACCCATGATTTACGCGCGCAGATCAATACCTACTTGGCCGGGGGCACTACAAGCAGCACCAATATGGTGCTCGCCGATGAGCATGCGCTTGCCGACGACGCCCCCACCGCCTCAGGTGTGCGCACAAGTACAGGCCGCATCGCTTTTATACACACCGGTTCCTATTTTCATCTGGCCACCGCGCACGACCCTGTCGTGCAGGCGCGCGAAGTTCAGCCAGTGTATTGGCCGGCATATGAGGGAGACTTCAGTGAGTTTGATGCGGTGTATGTAGCAGCGCGCTGCCACCCCGGGGTGATTGCGGAGAAGCATCCGCAGATTGTGAACTATCTCCAGAAGCCGGGGCGCAAAGTGTTCATTGATGGCATCGCACACGTCAATGAATGGCTACCAGGGACCACGGAGATCCCACGTGGCACAAACTTTTGGTCATGGCGCACTGGTGAGGACGTAGGTCGGCGCAGTGTGAACCAGGATCATCCGCTGTGGCGTGATTACCTCTCGCAGCGTTCCGTGCACTGGCACTACCACGGCGTACTTGCACCCCCAGAGGGTGCTACTGCGCTAGTGGTGTTGGTGCCGGTGGATACTGATCCGGCCAGTGAGCTTGGTATAGACCCATGGGGTACCGGCTATCTCGCTGTTGACGGTCATCCTAATGTTTTGCTGTATCACGATGCCGCTACCTTTGCCGCGGAATTGGTTGTTACCACGATGGATGCCTCATACCACCACGGTGCAGGCTTTATGCCGGGTGCGACACAGCTGCTGTACCGGATGCTGGCGTGGCTCGACTCTAGTGCTGTAGGTGCTCAGCGGTAGGTTAGCGCGTGACGTGCTCTTCACCATCAGTGTCGATGCGCTCCTTCGCCACATCTTCAGTGACGGTGGTGGTGTCACGCACGACCTCTTTGCGTAAAGTAACGCGCTCAACCGGAACAAGGTCCTTTTCCACCCGCACACGCTCTTCGAACAGCACCAGTGAGGCGGCACCGTCATCGAGTTGGCGGCG comes from Corynebacterium cystitidis and encodes:
- a CDS encoding ABC transporter substrate-binding protein, which codes for MKLNKLIASVVGSALLLTGCSNESSTTTETTQAKGTITVTDQRGEEITIETPVERIASAVIPAPTIIAAVDGSWDRIVGINESLLKANQEGIISQIFPASVSTPVVSDRQFTPNMETILSQDPDVFIQWGDRSEDIIAPLDNAGIPTLGLEYGTQEDLETWITLFGEVLGKEDRSERLISWMHEEQEAVSEQVESLGKPKVRGLQMSYSDEAIKVDTEKHYAQHVFGLAGVENMASSAVSQDGVVSAEQILDWDPEIIFLSAFDEAVPDDLYNDPRLSEVTAVKERRVYRAPLGVYRWQVPSAESPLYWNYVAALAYPGEYEVDLPKMMRENISWIFNYDLSEEDIELILRTDINNGSANYDLVAQ